The window CCAGCGCTGATCGCCTGACAGCTTCCGGAGATCCAGATGCCCGTTCTGACCCAACCGCCCAGCATGGGCGATGCGCTCAAATATGAGCTGAACCCCAATTATACCCGCGAGACAGTCACCCTGGCCGAGGGCACCGAATACCCGGCAGGTGCGGTCCTCGGCCGCATCACCGTCAGCGGCCACTACACCTTCGCCAGCCACGGCGGCAGCGATGGCGCGGAACTGGCCGCTGGCATCCTGCTCTATCCGGTCGATACAAGGCTGGCGGAGGCCACCGGCATTCTGCTGGCCCGTGGACCGGCGATCCTGTCGCGCGAC is drawn from Paracoccus tegillarcae and contains these coding sequences:
- a CDS encoding head decoration protein translates to MPVLTQPPSMGDALKYELNPNYTRETVTLAEGTEYPAGAVLGRITVSGHYTFASHGGSDGAELAAGILLYPVDTRLAEATGILLARGPAILSRDALFYDGSIDDAAKIALKHTELTALGIVIRDSA